One genomic segment of Arachis duranensis cultivar V14167 chromosome 4, aradu.V14167.gnm2.J7QH, whole genome shotgun sequence includes these proteins:
- the LOC107485974 gene encoding monodehydroascorbate reductase, seedling isozyme-like isoform X2: MVKTFKYIILGGGVAAGYAAREFAKQGLKPGELAIISKEAVAPYERTVLSKSYLHPECIELILSTEIVKADLAAKSLTSAGGETFSYQILLIATGSTVIRLSDLGVQGADAKNIFYFREIDDADKLYEAIKAKKNGKAVVVGGEHIGMELSAMLRCNNLDVTMVYPEPWCMSRLFTSDIAAFNEGYYAKKGVNIMKRTVVVGFTANSDGEVKEVKLKDGRVLEADIVVVGDGIRPQTALFKGQVEEEKGGIKTDGFFKTSVPNVYAVGDVATFPVKLYNELRRVEYAEHACQSARKAVEAIKAAEEGKTVEEYDYLPVLYSHQFGHAWEFYGDNVGDTVLFGDSSPESSIPKFGSYWIKDGKVVGAFWQGRIEEERDAMAYVARVRPSVQNVDELAREGFSFARKIENFGLE; encoded by the exons ATGGTGAAGACCTTCAAGTACATTATCCTTGGTGGAGGTGTTGCTGCT GGTTATGCTGCAAGGGAATTTGCCAAACAGGGACTTAAGCCTGGGGAGCTGGCAATCATATCCAAAGAAGCG GTAGCACCTTATGAACGTACTGTACTAAGCAAGTCTTACCTTCATCCTGAGT GTATAGAGTTGATTCTTAGCACAGAAATAGTGAAAGCAGACCTTGCTGCAAAATCTCTGACAAGTGCGGGAGGAGAAACATTCAGTTATCAGATTTTGTTGATTGCGACTGGCTCAACT GTTATAAGGTTGAGTGATTTGGGTGTTCAAGGAGCTGATGCCAAAAACATATTTTACTTTAGGGAAATTGATGATGCTGATAAACTATATGAAGCAattaaagcaaagaagaacgGCAAAGCTGTTGTTGTTGGAGGTGAACACATTGGTATGGAGCTTAGTGCAATGTTGAGATGCAACAATCTTGATGTTACCATGGTCTACCCAGAGCCTTGGTGTA TGTCAAGACTTTTTACATCTGACATAGCTGCTTTCAATGAGGGGTATTATGCAAAAAAGGGGGTCAATATTATGAAAAGAACAGTTGTTGTTGGATTCACTGCCAATTCTGATGGAGAG GTGAAAGAAGTCAAACTAAAGGATGGCAGGGTCCTAGAAGCTGATATCGTTGTTGTTGGTGATGGAATAAGGCCACAAACAGCCTTATTCAAGGGACAGGTTGAAGAAGAGAAGGGTGGAATCAAG ACAGATGGCTTCTTCAAGACCAGTGTTCCTAATGTATACGCTGTTGGTGATGTTGCTACTTTCCCCGTGAAATTATACAATGAGTTGAGAAGAGTTGAATATGCCGAGCATGCTTGCCAATCAGCTAGAAAAGCTGTGGAG GCCATCAAAGCTGCCGAAGAAGGAAAAACAGTTGAGGAGTATGATTACCTTCCAGTACTCTATTCCCACCAATTTGGACATGCTTGGGAATTCTACGGGGACAACGTAGGTGACACCGTACTATTTGGAGACAGCAGCCCCGAGTCATCTATTCCTAAGTTTGGGTCATACTGGATTAAAGATGGGAAAGTTGTTGGCGCCTTTTGGCAGGGAAGAATCGAAGAGGAGCGCGATGCTATGGCATATGTAGCAAGGGTCCGACCTTCAGTCCAGAATGTGGATGAACTTGCAAGGGAAGGTTTTTCATTTGCTAGAAAAATAGAGAACTTTGGTTTGGAATGA
- the LOC107485974 gene encoding monodehydroascorbate reductase, seedling isozyme-like isoform X1: MVKTFKYIILGGGVAAGYAAREFAKQGLKPGELAIISKEAVAPYERTVLSKSYLHPEFPSRLPTFYVYAGPRREILFPEWYSEKGIELILSTEIVKADLAAKSLTSAGGETFSYQILLIATGSTVIRLSDLGVQGADAKNIFYFREIDDADKLYEAIKAKKNGKAVVVGGEHIGMELSAMLRCNNLDVTMVYPEPWCMSRLFTSDIAAFNEGYYAKKGVNIMKRTVVVGFTANSDGEVKEVKLKDGRVLEADIVVVGDGIRPQTALFKGQVEEEKGGIKTDGFFKTSVPNVYAVGDVATFPVKLYNELRRVEYAEHACQSARKAVEAIKAAEEGKTVEEYDYLPVLYSHQFGHAWEFYGDNVGDTVLFGDSSPESSIPKFGSYWIKDGKVVGAFWQGRIEEERDAMAYVARVRPSVQNVDELAREGFSFARKIENFGLE, encoded by the exons ATGGTGAAGACCTTCAAGTACATTATCCTTGGTGGAGGTGTTGCTGCT GGTTATGCTGCAAGGGAATTTGCCAAACAGGGACTTAAGCCTGGGGAGCTGGCAATCATATCCAAAGAAGCG GTAGCACCTTATGAACGTACTGTACTAAGCAAGTCTTACCTTCATCCTGAGT TCCCTAGTAGACTCCCTACTTTCTATGTTTACGCTGGACCTAGAAGAGAAATATTGTTTCCTGAGTGGTACAGTGAGAAAG GTATAGAGTTGATTCTTAGCACAGAAATAGTGAAAGCAGACCTTGCTGCAAAATCTCTGACAAGTGCGGGAGGAGAAACATTCAGTTATCAGATTTTGTTGATTGCGACTGGCTCAACT GTTATAAGGTTGAGTGATTTGGGTGTTCAAGGAGCTGATGCCAAAAACATATTTTACTTTAGGGAAATTGATGATGCTGATAAACTATATGAAGCAattaaagcaaagaagaacgGCAAAGCTGTTGTTGTTGGAGGTGAACACATTGGTATGGAGCTTAGTGCAATGTTGAGATGCAACAATCTTGATGTTACCATGGTCTACCCAGAGCCTTGGTGTA TGTCAAGACTTTTTACATCTGACATAGCTGCTTTCAATGAGGGGTATTATGCAAAAAAGGGGGTCAATATTATGAAAAGAACAGTTGTTGTTGGATTCACTGCCAATTCTGATGGAGAG GTGAAAGAAGTCAAACTAAAGGATGGCAGGGTCCTAGAAGCTGATATCGTTGTTGTTGGTGATGGAATAAGGCCACAAACAGCCTTATTCAAGGGACAGGTTGAAGAAGAGAAGGGTGGAATCAAG ACAGATGGCTTCTTCAAGACCAGTGTTCCTAATGTATACGCTGTTGGTGATGTTGCTACTTTCCCCGTGAAATTATACAATGAGTTGAGAAGAGTTGAATATGCCGAGCATGCTTGCCAATCAGCTAGAAAAGCTGTGGAG GCCATCAAAGCTGCCGAAGAAGGAAAAACAGTTGAGGAGTATGATTACCTTCCAGTACTCTATTCCCACCAATTTGGACATGCTTGGGAATTCTACGGGGACAACGTAGGTGACACCGTACTATTTGGAGACAGCAGCCCCGAGTCATCTATTCCTAAGTTTGGGTCATACTGGATTAAAGATGGGAAAGTTGTTGGCGCCTTTTGGCAGGGAAGAATCGAAGAGGAGCGCGATGCTATGGCATATGTAGCAAGGGTCCGACCTTCAGTCCAGAATGTGGATGAACTTGCAAGGGAAGGTTTTTCATTTGCTAGAAAAATAGAGAACTTTGGTTTGGAATGA